Genomic window (Candidatus Methylomirabilota bacterium):
ACTACGAGGCCGGCCTGAGTGGCGATGATGCGTTTCGCCGGGAACGGTTCTTGAAGACGGGGAAGGGTAAACGCTTCTTGCGCAACCGCCTCGCGTCGTTCCTGGCCAGATTTAGTACCAACAAGTTGGAACGGCACTAGAGGCGCTTGAGGAGCCACTCGGGCGTCAGCGAGATCGCCCAGTTGTTGAGGATCACGTAGTAGTTGGTATACACGAGCACGCCGACGATGACGAGGAGCACGCCGGCGGCGCGTTCGACGACGGGAATGAACGGGCGATAGCGCTTGAAGAATCTGAGGAAGGCGCCCAGCGCGACCGCCGAGAGGAGAAACGGCAGCCCGAGGCCGGCCGAGTAGGCCACCAGCAGGCCCACGCCACGCTGCACCGTCTCGGCGGTGCCGGCCAGCGAGAGGATGGCGCCCAGGATCGGCCCCACGCACGGCGTCCAGCCGATGGCGAAGGTGATACCCACCGCCAACGAGCCGAGATAGCCGGCGGGCTTCTCTCGGATCTGCCACTGGGCGGTGCGGCCGAAGAGCCCGAGCTTGAAGACGCCGGCGATGTAGAGGCCGAAGATCACGATCAGGACGCCGCCGATGCGTCGGATCAGATCCCGGTAGTCGAGCAGGAACTGGCCGGCCACACTGAAGGAGGCGCCCAGCCCGACGAAGACGACCGAGAAGCCCAGCACGAAGGCGACCGCGTGCAGGAGCACGCGCCGGCGGACGGTCGGCGAGAGATCGGCGGTCAGGTCCGACACGGACATGCCGGTGATGAACGAGAGATACGAGGGGAACAGCGGCAGCACGCACGGCGAGAGAAACGAGAAGAGTCCGGCGCTGAACGCCACCGCCATGCCCAGCGACTGTCCGATCATTGTCTCATCAGCCCCTCGATCAGCGAGTGCGCGGCGTCATTGTCCCAGGTTCGCGGACCCAGCGCCAGCGCCGCCAGGTTCCCCCGTCGGTCCACGAGGAAACTGGCCGGAAGGGCCCGGACGCCATAGGCGTTGGCGACGTCCAGCTTCGGATCGAGCGCG
Coding sequences:
- a CDS encoding cytochrome c biogenesis protein CcdA, yielding MIGQSLGMAVAFSAGLFSFLSPCVLPLFPSYLSFITGMSVSDLTADLSPTVRRRVLLHAVAFVLGFSVVFVGLGASFSVAGQFLLDYRDLIRRIGGVLIVIFGLYIAGVFKLGLFGRTAQWQIREKPAGYLGSLAVGITFAIGWTPCVGPILGAILSLAGTAETVQRGVGLLVAYSAGLGLPFLLSAVALGAFLRFFKRYRPFIPVVERAAGVLLVIVGVLVYTNYYVILNNWAISLTPEWLLKRL